One part of the Arabidopsis thaliana chromosome 1 sequence genome encodes these proteins:
- a CDS encoding Leucine-rich repeat (LRR) family protein (Leucine-rich repeat (LRR) family protein; LOCATED IN: endomembrane system; CONTAINS InterPro DOMAIN/s: Leucine-rich repeat-containing N-terminal domain, type 2 (InterPro:IPR013210), Leucine-rich repeat (InterPro:IPR001611); BEST Arabidopsis thaliana protein match is: Leucine-rich repeat (LRR) family protein (TAIR:AT1G33590.1).), with product MNSCSFNLFILGAIIFLRCFRSTGAATCDPDDEAGLLGFKSGITKDPSGILSSWKKGTDCCFWSGVFCVNNDRVTQLSVDGDFSLDGNSPSGTISPMLAKLQHLERILLTSLRKITGPFPQFIFRLPKLNYINIQGCLLSGPLPANIGELSQLKTLVIDGNMFTGHIPSSIANLTRLTWLNLGNNRLSGTIPNIFKSMKELNSLDLSRNGFFGRLPPSIASLAPTLYYLDLSQNNLSGTIPNYLSRFEALSTLVLSKNKYSGVVPMSFTNLINITNLDLSHNLLTGPFPVLKSINGIESLDLSYNKFHLKTIPKWMISSPSIYSLKLAKCGLKISLDDWKLAGTYYYDSIDLSENEISGSPAKFLSQMKYLMEFRAAGNKLRFDLGKLTFVRTLETLDLSRNLIFGRVLATFAGLKTMNVSQNHLCGKLPVTKFPASXFAGNDCLCGSPLSPCKV from the coding sequence ATGAACTCTTGCTCCTTCAATTTATTCATCTTAGGTGCTATTATCTTTCTCCGGTGTTTTCGTTCCACCGGAGCTGCCACGTGTGATCCTGATGACGAAGCGGGTCTTTTAGGTTTCAAATCGGGTATAACCAAAGATCCTTCGGGCATTCTCAGCTCATGGAAGAAAGGTACTGACTGCTGCTTTTGGAGCGGTGTCTTTTGCGTCAACAACGACCGCGTCACACAACTAAGTGTGGATGGAGACTTTTCTCTTGACGGAAACTCTCCCTCCGGCACTATCTCGCCGATGCTGGCCAAACTTCAACACCTCGAGAGGATTCTTCTCACCTCTCTTCGAAAGATTACTGGTCCTTTTCCTCAATTCATTTTCCGATTACCAAAGCTAAATTACATAAACATCCAAGGTTGCCTTCTCTCTGGTCCCCTTCCAGCCAACATCGGCGAGCTAAGTCAATTGAAAACTTTAGTTATCGACGGAAACATGTTCACGGGTCATATTCCAAGTTCGATAGCCAATTTGACTCGGTTAACTTGGCTTAACCTCGGCAACAACCGCCTCTCTGGCACCATTCCAAACATATTTAAATCCATGAAAGAGCTCAATTCTCTTGATCTCTCCCGCAACGGATTTTTCGGGAGACTTCCTCCGTCGATTGCTTCGCTTGCACCAACTCTCTATTACCTCGATCTGAGCCAGAACAATCTCTCGGGGACGATCCCAAACTATTTATCAAGGTTTGAGGCGCTCTCCACATTGGTACTCTCGAAGAATAAGTACTCGGGGGTCGTGCCAATGAGTTTCACCAATCTGATCAACATTACCAATCTTGATCTCTCCCACAATCTTCTAACTGGTCCATTCCCTGTATTGAAAAGCATTAACGGCATTGAATCTCTGGATTTGTCGTACAACAAGTTTCACCTGAAAACGATTCCAAAATGGATGATATCGTCACCATCCATCTACTCATTGAAGTTGGCAAAATGTGGGCTGAAGATAAGCTTAGATGATTGGAAGCTAGCAGGGACCTACTACTATGATTCCATCGATCTGTCTGAAAACGAGATCTCAGGGAGTCCGGCTAAGTTCCTCAGCCAGATGAAGTATCTGATGGAGTTCCGAGCGGCAGGGAACAAACTCCGATTCGATTTGGGGAAGCTGACGTTTGTGAGGACTCTTGAAACCTTGGATTTGTCAAGGAACTTGATATTCGGGAGAGTGCTGGCAACATTTGCTGGACTGAAGACAATGAACGTGAGTCAAAACCATCTTTGCGGAAAACTTCCGGTGACAAAGTTCCCGGCCAGTGYGTTTGCGGGTAACGACTGTCTTTGTGGCTCTCCACTTTCTCCTTGTAAAGTGTAG
- a CDS encoding uncharacterized protein (unknown protein; FUNCTIONS IN: molecular_function unknown; INVOLVED IN: biological_process unknown; LOCATED IN: endomembrane system; EXPRESSED IN: flower; EXPRESSED DURING: 4 anthesis; Has 1 Blast hits to 1 proteins in 1 species: Archae - 0; Bacteria - 0; Metazoa - 0; Fungi - 0; Plants - 1; Viruses - 0; Other Eukaryotes - 0 (source: NCBI BLink).), translated as MAGGVALRVIRSMFKLLVINKCSLVEMELLTKDFKMKDCFLGCKDGLTTTI; from the exons ATGGCTGGTGGAGTTGCACTGAGAG ttATTCGTTCTATGTTTAAGCTGCTTGTTATTAACAAATGTTCTTTGGTTGAAATGGAACTTTTGACAAAGGATTTCAAGATGAAGGATTGCTTCCTCGGCTGCAAAGACGGTTTGACGACCACCATTTAA
- a CDS encoding Leucine-rich repeat (LRR) family protein (Leucine-rich repeat (LRR) family protein; INVOLVED IN: signal transduction; LOCATED IN: endomembrane system; CONTAINS InterPro DOMAIN/s: Leucine-rich repeat-containing N-terminal domain, type 2 (InterPro:IPR013210), Leucine-rich repeat (InterPro:IPR001611); BEST Arabidopsis thaliana protein match is: Leucine-rich repeat (LRR) family protein (TAIR:AT1G33590.1); Has 70130 Blast hits to 27843 proteins in 1022 species: Archae - 17; Bacteria - 3910; Metazoa - 19398; Fungi - 840; Plants - 41539; Viruses - 0; Other Eukaryotes - 4426 (source: NCBI BLink).), whose translation MNSCSFPLFLFVIFLRCLSSTGAATCHPDDKAGLLAFKSGITQDPSGILSSWQKDIDCCSWYGIFCLPTIHGDRVTMMALDGNTDVGETFLSGTISPLLAKLHHLNEIRLTNLRKITGSFPHFLFKLPKLRTVYLENNRLSGPLPANIGALSNLEILSVAGNRFSGSIPSSMSKLTSLLQLKLNGNRLSGIFPDIFKSMRQLRFLDLSSNRFSGNLPSSIASLAPTLSTLEVGHNKLSGTIPDYLSRFELLSALNLSRNGYTGVVPMSFANLTNIIFLDLSHNLLTGPFPVLNSLGIEYLHLSYNRFHLETIPEWVTLSKFIYSLKLAKCGIKMSLDHWMPADTSFYHHIDFSENEISGSPIRFFNQMDFMVEFHAPGNKLQFDLGKLKFGIFLKTLDLSRNLVFGKVPVTVTRLQTLNLSQNHLCGKLPSTKFPASAFVDNKCLCGFPLSPCKA comes from the coding sequence ATGAACTCTTGTTCCTtccctctcttcctctttgttATCTTTCTCCGGTGTTTAAGTTCCACGGGAGCTGCCACATGTCATCCTGATGACAAAGCGGGTCTTTTAGCTTTCAAATCGGGTATAACCCAAGATCCTTCGGGTATTCTCAGCTCATGGCAGAAAGATATTGACTGCTGCTCCTGGTACGGTATCTTTTGCCTCCCTACGATTCATGGCGACCGCGTCACCATGATGGCATTAGACGGAAATACGGATGTTGGTGAAACCTTTCTCTCCGGCACTATCTCACCGTTGCTCGCCAAACTCCATCACCTCAACGAGATTCGCCTCACCAATCTTCGAAAGATCACTGGATCTTTTCCCCACTTCCTCTTCAAATTACCAAAGCTAAGGACTGTTTACTTAGAGAATAACCGTCTCTCTGGTCCCCTTCCTGCCAACATCGGTGCACTAAGtaatttggaaattttgagTGTGGCGGGAAACCGGTTCAGCGGTTCGATCCCAAGTTCGATGTCTAAGTTAACTAGCTTACTCCAACTCAAGCTCAACGGTAACCGCCTTTCTGGCATCTTCCCAGACATATTCAAATCCATGCGGCAACTTCGATTTCTTGATCTCTCCAGCAACAGATTCTCTGGAAACCTTCCTTCATCGATTGCATCTCTTGCACCGACTCTTTCTACCCTTGAGGTGGGCCATAACAAGCTATCGGGGACTATCCCGGACTATTTATCGAGATTCGAGCTTCTCTCCGCATTAAATCTCTCTAGGAATGGGTACACAGGGGTCGTGCCGATGAGTTTTGCCAATCTGACCAACATTATCTTTCTTGATCTCTCCCACAATCTGCTTACCGGTCCATTCCCTGTCTTGAACTCATTAGGCATCGAATATCTACATCTTTCGTACAACCGATTTCACCTTGAAACAATCCCCGAATGGGTGACCTTGTCGAAGTTCATCTACTCATTGAAGCTTGCAAAATGTGGGATCAAAATGAGCTTAGACCATTGGATGCCAGCAGACACCTCTTTCTACCATCACATTGATTTTTCGGAAAACGAGATCTCAGGGAGTCCAATAAGGTTTTTTAACCAGATGGATTTTATGGTGGAGTTCCATGCACCGGGGAACAAACTCCAGTTCGACTTGGGGAAGCTAAAGTTTGGAATCTTCTTGAAAACCCTGGATTTGTCAAGGAACTTGGTATTTGGGAAGGTACCGGTGACGGTGACCAGACTGCAGACACTAAACTTGAGTCAAAACCATCTTTGCGGAAAGCTTCCATCGACAAAGTTCCCGGCTAGTGCTTTTGTCGATAACAAGTGTCTTTGCGGCTTTCCACTTTCTCCTTGTAAAGCTTAG